A genomic segment from Nitrosopumilus sp. K4 encodes:
- a CDS encoding universal stress protein — translation MGKILVALDGSKNSIRGLGKAIEIAKADKSKIVGVNVVELPLSYFITRPKMEIKNNMAKKAKKIIEDAKKKCNSAGIDFESKIIPGGDIGYDIVKYAKKQKVNTIVIGARGLNPIKEMFLGSVSNYVLHKSKIPVLIVK, via the coding sequence ATGGGGAAAATTCTTGTCGCATTAGACGGCTCAAAAAACTCCATCAGAGGTTTAGGAAAAGCAATAGAAATAGCAAAAGCAGACAAATCTAAGATAGTAGGAGTGAATGTTGTTGAATTACCATTATCATATTTTATTACAAGACCAAAAATGGAAATAAAAAACAATATGGCAAAAAAAGCCAAAAAAATTATCGAAGATGCAAAGAAAAAATGTAATTCAGCAGGAATTGATTTTGAATCAAAAATAATCCCAGGTGGGGATATAGGATATGACATTGTAAAATATGCAAAAAAGCAAAAAGTCAACACAATAGTAATTGGCGCAAGAGGTCTCAACCCAATAAAGGAAATGTTTTTGGGTAGTGTTTCAAATTATGTTTTACATAAATCAAAAATTCCAGTGTTAATTGTAAAATAG